In the Hordeum vulgare subsp. vulgare chromosome 7H, MorexV3_pseudomolecules_assembly, whole genome shotgun sequence genome, one interval contains:
- the LOC123407179 gene encoding ABC transporter C family member 10-like isoform X1 — MGFLTVTGSWIMNFCGSPVCSNQDVVLSCALHEIFDSSTCTNHLVAIGIGVLLILVLTLHLLVKIPKSRASTRQLFTLSSPLQLAAVLFSGCLGLVYLGLGLPMLGNIFNQDASVYLPHWWLVALSQGSSLICSSFAFSIRPRFVGASFVKLLSLLLTTYAAFICCSSVVGMAAEKTITIKACLDVLSLPGAFLFLLYGIRCSHDEQGYEGNGNALYKPLNTEGGGQMADSDSQVTLFAKAGFFSKMSFWWLNDLMKMGYEKPLEDKDVPLLQNTDLAHNQYLIFMEKLNRKQSQSNATPSLFWTIVSCHKRGIMVSGFFALLKVLTLSIGPLLLKAFINVSVGKGAFKYEGFVLAAMMFVCKCCESLSQRQWFFRTRRLGLQVRSFLSAAIYKKQQKLSNSAKMRHSSGQIMNYVTVDAYRVGEFPYWFHQTWTTSVQLCIALAILYNAVGVAAVSSLVVIVITVVGNAPLAKLQHKFQSKLMEAQDVRLKAMSESLVHMKILKLYAWEVHFKKVIEGLREVEYKWLSAFLLRRAYNSIVFWSSPVLVSAATFLTCYLLKIPLDASNVFTTVATLRLVQEPVRSIPIVIAVAIQAKVAFTRVSKFLDAPELNGQVRTKYRVGIDYPIAMNSCSFSWDVNPSKPTLNNINLVVKAGEKIAICGEVGSGKSTLLAAVLGEVPKTEGTIQVCGRIAYVSQTAWIQTGTVQDNILFGSLMDKQMYQETLARCSLVKDLEMLPFGDLTQIGERGVNLSGGQKQRVQLARALYQNADIYLLDDPFSAVDAHTATSLFNDYVMGILSDKTVLLVTHQVDFLPVFDSILLMSDGEVIRSAPYQDLLSDCQEFKYLVNAHKDTTGVSDISNMARHRAKDLPIKETDGVHGNRYIESVKPSPIDQLIKTEERESGDAGLKPYILYLRQNKGFLYASLSVMSHIIFIAGQISQNSWMAANVQNPDVTTLKLISVYIGIGVCTVFFVLSRSIFFVILGMQTSRSLFSQLLNSLFRAPMSFFDSTPLGRVLSRVSSDLSIIDLDVPFALMFGFSSSLNAYSNLGVLAVVTWQVLFVSLPMIVLAIRLQRYYLASAKELMRINGTTKSALANHLGESIAGAITIRAFEEEDRFFAKNLELVDKNAGPYFYNFAATEWLIQRLEIMSAAVLSSSAFVMALLPAGTFSPGFVGMALSYGLSLNNSFVSSIQKQCDLANKIISVERVNQYMDIPSEAAEVIEENRPAPDWPQVGSVELKDLKIRYREDTPLVLHGITCKFEGRSKIGIVGRTGSGKTTLIGALFRLVEPTGGTINIDSVDITTLGLHDLRSRLGIIPQDPTLFQGTVRYNLDPLGQFTDQQIWEVLDKCQLLEVVQEKEQGLDSLVAEDGSNWSMGQRQLFCLGRTLLKRCRILVLDEATASIDNATDAILQKTIRTEFKHCTVITVAHRIPTVMDCDMVLAMSDGRVVEYDKPTKLMETEGSLFRELVNEYWSYTSYGNI; from the exons ATGGGGTTCCTCACGGTAACAG GTTCTTGGATTATGAACTTTTGCGGGAGCCCAGTATGCTCCAACCAAGATGTAGTACTTTCATGTGCGTTGCACGAAATTTTCGACTCTTCCACTTGCACCAATCATCTGGTGGCGATTGGCATCGGCGTGCTGCTCATACTCGTGCTCACACTCCATTTACTTGTCAAAATTCCGAAGAGCAGAGCATCTACGCGGCAACTCTTCACGCTCAGCTCGCCGCTACAGTTGGCTGCAGTGTTGTTCAGTGGCTGCTTGGGCTTGGTTTATCTTGGCCTAGGACTGCCGATGCTGGGCAATATCTTCAATCAGGATGCTTCTGTTTACCTGCCACACTGGTGGCTTGTGGCATTATCTCAAGGATCCAGTTTGATCTGTTCCAGCTTTGCATTCAGCATCAGGCCTCGGTTCGTTGGAGCCTCATTTGTTAAATTATTGTCGCTTTTGTTGACCACGTATGCAGCATTCATATGTTGTTCCTCAGTTGTTGGCATGGCTGCAGAGAAGACAATTACCATTAAGGCTTGCTTAGATGTTCTGTCCCTACCGGGTGCATTTCTCTTCCTACTTTATGGCATTCGGTGCAGCCATGACGAACAGGGTTACGAAGGAAATGGGAATGCTTTATACAAGCCCCTGAACACCGAGGGGGGTGGTCAGATGGCTGATTCTGACAGTCAGGTGACTCTTTTTGCTAAGGCTGGTTTTTTCAGCAAGATGTCATTTTGGTGGTTAAATGATTTGATGAAGATGGGTTATGAGAAGCCTCTCGAGGACAAAGATGTGCCACTTTTACAAAACACTGACCTAGCACATAACCAGTACTTGATATTCATGGAGAAGCTGAACCGCAAGCAGTCCCAGTCAAACGCCACACCATCACTCTTCTGGACCATTGTTTCTTGTCACAAGCGTGGGATCATGGTCTCAGGTTTCTTTGCTTTGCTCAAGGTGCTCACCTTATCTATAGGCCCATTGCTTCTCAAGGCATTCATCAATGTGTCAGTTGGAAAAGGGGCCTTTAAATATGAAGGCTTTGTGCTGGCTGCGATGATGTTTGTTTGCAAATGTTGCGAATCTTTGTCGCAGAGGCAGTGGTTTTTTCGCACTCGGAGATTAGGACTTCAGGTGAGGTCATTCCTGTCAGCAGCTATTTataagaagcaacagaagttatcAAACTCCGCAAAAATGAGGCACTCTTCTGGACAAATTATGAACTATGTCACAGTTGATGCTTACCGGGTTGGTGAATTCCCATACTGGTTCCACCAAACATGGACAACAAGTGTTCAACTTTGCATTGCTCTAGCAATCCTGTACAATGCAGTTGGTGTTGCAGCAGTTTCATCGTTGGTTGTTATCGTTATCACTGTAGTCGGTAATGCTCCATTGGCCAAGCTACAGCACAAATTTCAGAGTAAGCTTATGGAAGCACAAGATGTGAGATTGAAGGCGATGTCTGAGTCATTAGTTCATATGAAGATCCTGAAACTTTATGCATGGGAAGTTCACTTCAAGAAGGTCATTGAGGGATTGAGGGAGGTTGAGTATAAGTGGTTGTCAGCATTCTTGCTTAGGAGGGCATACAATAGTATTGTTTTCTGGTCATCACCTGTTTTAGTTTCGGCGGCAACCTTTCTAACATGCTATCTTTTGAAAATCCCTCTTGACGCTAGCAACGTCTTCACTACTGTAGCAACTCTGCGTCTTGTGCAAGAGCCAGTTAGGTCAATACCAATTGTTATCGCAGTTGCAATACAAGCTAAGGTTGCTTTCACTCGGGTATCAAAGTTTCTTGATGCACCTGAGCTGAATGGGCAAGTTAGGACGAAATACCGTGTGGGCATCGATTACCCAATAGCGATGAATTCATGCAGTTTCTCCTGGGATGTAAATCCATCAAAACCAACTCTAAACAATATAAATCTGGTGGTCAAAGCTGGAGAAAAGATTGCAATTTGTGGAGAGGTAGGATCAGGAAAATCAACTCTTTTGGCTGCTGTACTCGGAGAGGTCCCCAAAACCGAAGGCACG ATTCAAGTCTGTGGGAGAATAGCATATGTTTCTCAGACTGCATGGATCCAAACAGGAACAGTACAAGATAATATCCTCTTTGGATCTTTGATGGACAAACAAATGTACCAAGAAACACTTGCAAGGTGCTCGTTGGTCAAGGACCTTGAAATGCTGCCATTCGGTGACCTTACTCAAATTGGGGAGAGAGGAGTAAATCTTAGTGGTGGTCAGAAGCAGCGTGTTCAGCTTGCTCGTGCACTATACCAGAATGCAGACATCTATCTTCTTGATGACCCTTTCAGTGCTGTCGATGCCCATACAGCAACAAGTCTCTTTAAT GATTATGTCATGGGTATTTTATCAGACAAGACTGTTCTTTTGGTGacccaccaagtggattttctcccTGTATTTGACTCCATTCTG TTAATGTCAGACGGGGAGGTTATTCGGTCTGCACCTTATCAAGATTTATTGTCAGATTGTCAAGAATTTAAATACCTTGTAAATGCCCATAAAGATACTACTGGTGTTTCAGACATTAGCAATATGGCCCGTCACAGAGCAAAGGATTTACCAATAAAGGAGACAGATGGTGTTCATGGAAACAGATACATAGAGTCTGTGAAGCCATCACCAATAGATCAACTGATCAAAACAGAGGAAAGAGAATCAGGGGACGCAGGTCTTAAGCCTTATATCCTATACCTGCGCCAGAACAAAGGCTTCCTGTATGCCTCCCTCTCTGTTATGTCTCACATAATTTTCATAGCTGGGCAAATATCACAGAATTCATGGATGGCCGCTAATGTCCAGAATCCTGATGTTACTACACTCAAGTTAATTTCTGTGTACATTGGTATTGGAGTTTGCACAGTGTTCTTTGTGCTATCAAGATCTATATTCTTCGTTATTCTTGGGATGCAGACTTCAAGATCCTTATTTTCCCAGTTGCTTAATTCATTGTTCCGTGCACCCATGTCCTTTTTTGATTCTACTCCCCTAGGCAGGGTTCTTAGCCgg GTCTCTTCAGATTTAAGTATCATTGACCTTGATGTTCCATTTGCATTGATGTTTGGCTTTAGTTCCAGCTTAAATGCGTATAGCAATCTGGGGGTATTGGCTGTTGTTACATGGCAAGTTCTGTTTGTATCATTGCCAATGATAGTTTTGGCAATTCGGTTACAG AGGTACTATTTAGCTTCGGCGAAGGAATTGATGCGAATCAATGGCACTACCAAGTCTGCTCTAGCAAATCACTTAGGTGAATCAATCGCGGGGGCTATAACCATACGTGCCTTTGAGGAAGAAGATCGTTTCTTTGCCAAAAATCTGGAGCTAGTTGACAAGAATGCCGGTCCATACTTCTATAACTTTGCAGCAACTGAATGGTTGATTCAACGACTGGAAATAATGAGTGCTGCGGTTCTTTCTTCTTCTGCCTTTGTCATGGCTCTTCTTCCTGCAGGAACTTTTAGCCCTG GTTTTGTTGGAATGGCATTGTCATATGGCCTTTCCCTAAATAATTCTTTTGTTAGCTCTATTCAAAAGCAATGTGACCTTGCAAATAAAATAATTTCTGTCGAACGGGTGAACCAGTACATGGACATTCCAAGTGAAGCAGCAGAAGTTATTGAAGAAAACCGGCCAGCACCAGATTGGCCCCAGGTTGGCAGTGTGGAGCTTAAAGATTTGAAG ATTAGGTATAGGGAAGATACTCCCCTGGTACTACATGGTATCACTTGCAAGTTTGAAGGTAGATCGAAAATTGGTATAGTTGGTCGAACAGGAAGTGGCAAGACAACTTTAATTGGTGCATTGTTTCGTCTTGTTGAACCTACTGGAGGGACAATAAATATTGACTCTGTGGATATCACCACGCTTGGCTTGCATGACCTGCGTTCGCGTTTAGGCATCATTCCACAAGACCCAACACTTTTTCAGggtacagtaagatataatctagATCCTCTTGGGCAGTTCACGGATCAACAAATATGGGAG GTTCTTGACAAATGCCAACTTCTTGAAGTTGTCCAGGAGAAGGAACAAGGATTGGATTCACTTG TAGCTGAAGACGGGTCGAACTGGAGCATGGGCCAAAGGCAGCTCTTTTGTTTGGGCCGCACACTTTTGAAAAGGTGTCGTATCTTAGTTCTCGATGAAGCCACAGCCTCTATAGACAACGCAACAGATGCCATCCTTCAGAAAACTATCCGGACAGAATTCAAACATTGCACGGTTATTACGGTCGCTCACCGTATACCGACGGTTATGGACTGCGACATGGTACTTGCGATGAGTGATG GGAGAGTAGTGGAGTATGACAAACCCACGAAGCTCATGGAAACTGAGGGATCTCTTTTCCGCGAGTTGGTCAACGAGTACTGGTCATACACATCGTACGGAAACATTTAG
- the LOC123407179 gene encoding ABC transporter C family member 10-like isoform X2: MGFLTVTGSWIMNFCGSPVCSNQDVVLSCALHEIFDSSTCTNHLVAIGIGVLLILVLTLHLLVKIPKSRASTRQLFTLSSPLQLAAVLFSGCLGLVYLGLGLPMLGNIFNQDASVYLPHWWLVALSQGSSLICSSFAFSIRPRFVGASFVKLLSLLLTTYAAFICCSSVVGMAAEKTITIKACLDVLSLPGAFLFLLYGIRCSHDEQGYEGNGNALYKPLNTEGGGQMADSDSQVTLFAKAGFFSKMSFWWLNDLMKMGYEKPLEDKDVPLLQNTDLAHNQYLIFMEKLNRKQSQSNATPSLFWTIVSCHKRGIMVSGFFALLKVLTLSIGPLLLKAFINVSVGKGAFKYEGFVLAAMMFVCKCCESLSQRQWFFRTRRLGLQVRSFLSAAIYKKQQKLSNSAKMRHSSGQIMNYVTVDAYRVGEFPYWFHQTWTTSVQLCIALAILYNAVGVAAVSSLVVIVITVVGNAPLAKLQHKFQSKLMEAQDVRLKAMSESLVHMKILKLYAWEVHFKKVIEGLREVEYKWLSAFLLRRAYNSIVFWSSPVLVSAATFLTCYLLKIPLDASNVFTTVATLRLVQEPVRSIPIVIAVAIQAKVAFTRVSKFLDAPELNGQVRTKYRVGIDYPIAMNSCSFSWDVNPSKPTLNNINLVVKAGEKIAICGEVGSGKSTLLAAVLGEVPKTEGTIQVCGRIAYVSQTAWIQTGTVQDNILFGSLMDKQMYQETLARCSLVKDLEMLPFGDLTQIGERGVNLSGGQKQRVQLARALYQNADIYLLDDPFSAVDAHTATSLFNLMSDGEVIRSAPYQDLLSDCQEFKYLVNAHKDTTGVSDISNMARHRAKDLPIKETDGVHGNRYIESVKPSPIDQLIKTEERESGDAGLKPYILYLRQNKGFLYASLSVMSHIIFIAGQISQNSWMAANVQNPDVTTLKLISVYIGIGVCTVFFVLSRSIFFVILGMQTSRSLFSQLLNSLFRAPMSFFDSTPLGRVLSRVSSDLSIIDLDVPFALMFGFSSSLNAYSNLGVLAVVTWQVLFVSLPMIVLAIRLQRYYLASAKELMRINGTTKSALANHLGESIAGAITIRAFEEEDRFFAKNLELVDKNAGPYFYNFAATEWLIQRLEIMSAAVLSSSAFVMALLPAGTFSPGFVGMALSYGLSLNNSFVSSIQKQCDLANKIISVERVNQYMDIPSEAAEVIEENRPAPDWPQVGSVELKDLKIRYREDTPLVLHGITCKFEGRSKIGIVGRTGSGKTTLIGALFRLVEPTGGTINIDSVDITTLGLHDLRSRLGIIPQDPTLFQGTVRYNLDPLGQFTDQQIWEVLDKCQLLEVVQEKEQGLDSLVAEDGSNWSMGQRQLFCLGRTLLKRCRILVLDEATASIDNATDAILQKTIRTEFKHCTVITVAHRIPTVMDCDMVLAMSDGRVVEYDKPTKLMETEGSLFRELVNEYWSYTSYGNI; the protein is encoded by the exons ATGGGGTTCCTCACGGTAACAG GTTCTTGGATTATGAACTTTTGCGGGAGCCCAGTATGCTCCAACCAAGATGTAGTACTTTCATGTGCGTTGCACGAAATTTTCGACTCTTCCACTTGCACCAATCATCTGGTGGCGATTGGCATCGGCGTGCTGCTCATACTCGTGCTCACACTCCATTTACTTGTCAAAATTCCGAAGAGCAGAGCATCTACGCGGCAACTCTTCACGCTCAGCTCGCCGCTACAGTTGGCTGCAGTGTTGTTCAGTGGCTGCTTGGGCTTGGTTTATCTTGGCCTAGGACTGCCGATGCTGGGCAATATCTTCAATCAGGATGCTTCTGTTTACCTGCCACACTGGTGGCTTGTGGCATTATCTCAAGGATCCAGTTTGATCTGTTCCAGCTTTGCATTCAGCATCAGGCCTCGGTTCGTTGGAGCCTCATTTGTTAAATTATTGTCGCTTTTGTTGACCACGTATGCAGCATTCATATGTTGTTCCTCAGTTGTTGGCATGGCTGCAGAGAAGACAATTACCATTAAGGCTTGCTTAGATGTTCTGTCCCTACCGGGTGCATTTCTCTTCCTACTTTATGGCATTCGGTGCAGCCATGACGAACAGGGTTACGAAGGAAATGGGAATGCTTTATACAAGCCCCTGAACACCGAGGGGGGTGGTCAGATGGCTGATTCTGACAGTCAGGTGACTCTTTTTGCTAAGGCTGGTTTTTTCAGCAAGATGTCATTTTGGTGGTTAAATGATTTGATGAAGATGGGTTATGAGAAGCCTCTCGAGGACAAAGATGTGCCACTTTTACAAAACACTGACCTAGCACATAACCAGTACTTGATATTCATGGAGAAGCTGAACCGCAAGCAGTCCCAGTCAAACGCCACACCATCACTCTTCTGGACCATTGTTTCTTGTCACAAGCGTGGGATCATGGTCTCAGGTTTCTTTGCTTTGCTCAAGGTGCTCACCTTATCTATAGGCCCATTGCTTCTCAAGGCATTCATCAATGTGTCAGTTGGAAAAGGGGCCTTTAAATATGAAGGCTTTGTGCTGGCTGCGATGATGTTTGTTTGCAAATGTTGCGAATCTTTGTCGCAGAGGCAGTGGTTTTTTCGCACTCGGAGATTAGGACTTCAGGTGAGGTCATTCCTGTCAGCAGCTATTTataagaagcaacagaagttatcAAACTCCGCAAAAATGAGGCACTCTTCTGGACAAATTATGAACTATGTCACAGTTGATGCTTACCGGGTTGGTGAATTCCCATACTGGTTCCACCAAACATGGACAACAAGTGTTCAACTTTGCATTGCTCTAGCAATCCTGTACAATGCAGTTGGTGTTGCAGCAGTTTCATCGTTGGTTGTTATCGTTATCACTGTAGTCGGTAATGCTCCATTGGCCAAGCTACAGCACAAATTTCAGAGTAAGCTTATGGAAGCACAAGATGTGAGATTGAAGGCGATGTCTGAGTCATTAGTTCATATGAAGATCCTGAAACTTTATGCATGGGAAGTTCACTTCAAGAAGGTCATTGAGGGATTGAGGGAGGTTGAGTATAAGTGGTTGTCAGCATTCTTGCTTAGGAGGGCATACAATAGTATTGTTTTCTGGTCATCACCTGTTTTAGTTTCGGCGGCAACCTTTCTAACATGCTATCTTTTGAAAATCCCTCTTGACGCTAGCAACGTCTTCACTACTGTAGCAACTCTGCGTCTTGTGCAAGAGCCAGTTAGGTCAATACCAATTGTTATCGCAGTTGCAATACAAGCTAAGGTTGCTTTCACTCGGGTATCAAAGTTTCTTGATGCACCTGAGCTGAATGGGCAAGTTAGGACGAAATACCGTGTGGGCATCGATTACCCAATAGCGATGAATTCATGCAGTTTCTCCTGGGATGTAAATCCATCAAAACCAACTCTAAACAATATAAATCTGGTGGTCAAAGCTGGAGAAAAGATTGCAATTTGTGGAGAGGTAGGATCAGGAAAATCAACTCTTTTGGCTGCTGTACTCGGAGAGGTCCCCAAAACCGAAGGCACG ATTCAAGTCTGTGGGAGAATAGCATATGTTTCTCAGACTGCATGGATCCAAACAGGAACAGTACAAGATAATATCCTCTTTGGATCTTTGATGGACAAACAAATGTACCAAGAAACACTTGCAAGGTGCTCGTTGGTCAAGGACCTTGAAATGCTGCCATTCGGTGACCTTACTCAAATTGGGGAGAGAGGAGTAAATCTTAGTGGTGGTCAGAAGCAGCGTGTTCAGCTTGCTCGTGCACTATACCAGAATGCAGACATCTATCTTCTTGATGACCCTTTCAGTGCTGTCGATGCCCATACAGCAACAAGTCTCTTTAAT TTAATGTCAGACGGGGAGGTTATTCGGTCTGCACCTTATCAAGATTTATTGTCAGATTGTCAAGAATTTAAATACCTTGTAAATGCCCATAAAGATACTACTGGTGTTTCAGACATTAGCAATATGGCCCGTCACAGAGCAAAGGATTTACCAATAAAGGAGACAGATGGTGTTCATGGAAACAGATACATAGAGTCTGTGAAGCCATCACCAATAGATCAACTGATCAAAACAGAGGAAAGAGAATCAGGGGACGCAGGTCTTAAGCCTTATATCCTATACCTGCGCCAGAACAAAGGCTTCCTGTATGCCTCCCTCTCTGTTATGTCTCACATAATTTTCATAGCTGGGCAAATATCACAGAATTCATGGATGGCCGCTAATGTCCAGAATCCTGATGTTACTACACTCAAGTTAATTTCTGTGTACATTGGTATTGGAGTTTGCACAGTGTTCTTTGTGCTATCAAGATCTATATTCTTCGTTATTCTTGGGATGCAGACTTCAAGATCCTTATTTTCCCAGTTGCTTAATTCATTGTTCCGTGCACCCATGTCCTTTTTTGATTCTACTCCCCTAGGCAGGGTTCTTAGCCgg GTCTCTTCAGATTTAAGTATCATTGACCTTGATGTTCCATTTGCATTGATGTTTGGCTTTAGTTCCAGCTTAAATGCGTATAGCAATCTGGGGGTATTGGCTGTTGTTACATGGCAAGTTCTGTTTGTATCATTGCCAATGATAGTTTTGGCAATTCGGTTACAG AGGTACTATTTAGCTTCGGCGAAGGAATTGATGCGAATCAATGGCACTACCAAGTCTGCTCTAGCAAATCACTTAGGTGAATCAATCGCGGGGGCTATAACCATACGTGCCTTTGAGGAAGAAGATCGTTTCTTTGCCAAAAATCTGGAGCTAGTTGACAAGAATGCCGGTCCATACTTCTATAACTTTGCAGCAACTGAATGGTTGATTCAACGACTGGAAATAATGAGTGCTGCGGTTCTTTCTTCTTCTGCCTTTGTCATGGCTCTTCTTCCTGCAGGAACTTTTAGCCCTG GTTTTGTTGGAATGGCATTGTCATATGGCCTTTCCCTAAATAATTCTTTTGTTAGCTCTATTCAAAAGCAATGTGACCTTGCAAATAAAATAATTTCTGTCGAACGGGTGAACCAGTACATGGACATTCCAAGTGAAGCAGCAGAAGTTATTGAAGAAAACCGGCCAGCACCAGATTGGCCCCAGGTTGGCAGTGTGGAGCTTAAAGATTTGAAG ATTAGGTATAGGGAAGATACTCCCCTGGTACTACATGGTATCACTTGCAAGTTTGAAGGTAGATCGAAAATTGGTATAGTTGGTCGAACAGGAAGTGGCAAGACAACTTTAATTGGTGCATTGTTTCGTCTTGTTGAACCTACTGGAGGGACAATAAATATTGACTCTGTGGATATCACCACGCTTGGCTTGCATGACCTGCGTTCGCGTTTAGGCATCATTCCACAAGACCCAACACTTTTTCAGggtacagtaagatataatctagATCCTCTTGGGCAGTTCACGGATCAACAAATATGGGAG GTTCTTGACAAATGCCAACTTCTTGAAGTTGTCCAGGAGAAGGAACAAGGATTGGATTCACTTG TAGCTGAAGACGGGTCGAACTGGAGCATGGGCCAAAGGCAGCTCTTTTGTTTGGGCCGCACACTTTTGAAAAGGTGTCGTATCTTAGTTCTCGATGAAGCCACAGCCTCTATAGACAACGCAACAGATGCCATCCTTCAGAAAACTATCCGGACAGAATTCAAACATTGCACGGTTATTACGGTCGCTCACCGTATACCGACGGTTATGGACTGCGACATGGTACTTGCGATGAGTGATG GGAGAGTAGTGGAGTATGACAAACCCACGAAGCTCATGGAAACTGAGGGATCTCTTTTCCGCGAGTTGGTCAACGAGTACTGGTCATACACATCGTACGGAAACATTTAG